Proteins encoded in a region of the Sebastes fasciatus isolate fSebFas1 chromosome 9, fSebFas1.pri, whole genome shotgun sequence genome:
- the LOC141773720 gene encoding uncharacterized protein LOC141773720, with protein MADRPPPAGKLAIPPLATTAYTSKQPKKRKTDFSKRESKRESDNKRNKTRVNIGEAFQRWRDLRDCIGLTLDSELAALLLDSYEKIRGTSTRHKVGHIASLPYTEISCILTESLSDRDDDFSVAGVGELDTSDNEAASVQELDTSMTSLDLSADGINVEEFNDIRNSTIDWADDTLCHAEETESVSSLDEEDEEETGEVDSDEGSDADYIFPLCVRTGGALPSKSIRFDALPAISVEDTVHDSSDVGPTHTDAPEMPEALQAQSEDEVIGQPASIAYHLNLQLLAEYLLLPIPMCTAKDPVTNEVCQAPGPFRVTVKSRATAAIIEWTCPHGHIVWRWSSQSTLEYGMLIGDFMLAVNILLSGNNYAKVALLFKFMNMGMVGRSTFSKIQDTYCVDTIKEFWEEKRGEVISKLQPKASVVVLGDGRMDSPGFSAQYCTYSVMENASKEIISMVTVDKCKTAPNSVIMEKEAFTRTFDTIHQEIENLSEICTDAHSQIAALFTKGIYKSWGVKHTLDMWHGSKNLGKKIQQASEQKGCSILLIWSKDVCNHFWFCAKMSANYDDFFDMWVGILHHVTGEHEWALGACHHGPSSDNEDKEWIGKGSAAHRALTEIVLNARWLGEVVKYLGFRSTAELESFHNHILMYANKRFSFTPPVYSARTLLAGLDYNHHVHRPVQRKADGSIEYRKLFNKKSQKWSLYTTKVDKDYGYIPHLQRAILRSRTTADGGIATCEAR; from the exons ATGGCGGACCGTCCTCCTCCTGCTGGGAAGCTCGCTATTCCACCGCTGGCAACAACTGCATACACCTCGAAGCAGCCcaagaaaagaaagacagactttTCTAAAAGAGAATCTAAACGAGAGTCGGACAATAAACGCAATAAAACGCGGGTGAACATCGGAGAGGCGTTTCAGAGGTGGAGAGATCTCCGGGACTGCATCGGCCTCACGTTGGACTCTGAGctcgctgctctgctgctggacag CTATGAGAAGATAAGGGGAACGTCAACACGGCACAAGGTTGGACACATTGCCAGCCTGCCGTACACAGAGATATCCTGCATTTTGACTGAATCTCTCTCTGACCG AGATGATGACTTCTCTGTAGCTGGTGTCGGAGAGCTGGATACCAGCGACAATGAGGCTGCATCGGTACAGGAACTTGATACAAG TATGACATCACTTGATCTGAGCGCTGACGGCATCAATGTAGAGGAGTTCAACGACATTCGGAATTCCAC CATTGACTGGGCAGATGACACCTTGTGCCACGCTGAAGAGACAGAGTCTGTCTCATCTTtggacgaggaggacgaggaggaaacCGGGGAAGTCGACAGTGATGAAGGCAGTGATGCTGATTACATCTTCCCTCTGTGTGTTCG AACTGGTGGTGCCCTCCCCTCTAAGAGCATTCGCTTTGATGCACTTCCAGCCATCAGTGTGGAGGACACTGTGCATGACTCCTCAGACGTCGGTCCAACTCACACGGATGCACCTGAGATGCCAGAAGCGCTCCAGGCCCAGAGTGAAGACGAGGTCATTGGCCAGCCAGCTTCCATCGCCTACCATCTCAACTTACAGCTGCTGGCTGAGTACCTTCTGCTGCCCATCCCCATGTGTACCGCCAAGGACCCCGTTACCAATGAGGTGTGTCAGGCACCTGGACCCTTTCGGGTGACGGTTAAATCCAGGGCCACAGCTGCCATCATTGAGTGG ACGTGTCCCCATGGTCATATTGTGTGGCGCTGGAGTTCACAGTCCACTCTCGAGTACGGGATGCTGATAGGGGACTTCATGTTGGCCGTGAATATCCTCCTCTCTGGAAACAACTATGCAAAAGTGGCATTACTGTTCAAATTTATGAACATGGGGATGGTGGGAAGGTCCACATTTTCCAAAATACAGGACACCTACTGTGTGGACACGATAAAAGAGTTCTGGGAAGAGAAGCGAGGGGAAGTTATTTCCAAGCTACAGCCAAAAGCCAGCGTTGTGGTCCTGG gagatGGTCGGATGGACAGCCCCGGGTTCTCTGCACAGTACTGCACTTATAGTGTGATGGAGAATGCCTCCAAAGAGATCATCTCCATGGTGACGGTGGACAAATGCAAAACGGCGCCGAACAGTGTCATCATGGAGAAGGAAGCCTTCACCCGGACTTTCGACACAATTCATCAGGAAATAGAAAACTTGAGCGAAATATGTACCGATGCTCATAGCCAGATAGCTGCACTCTTTA CCAAGGGCATATATAAGTCATGGGGAGTTAAACATACCCTTGACATGTGGCACGGATCGAAAAACCTTGGAAAGAAGATCCAGCAG GCGAGCGAGCAGAAGGGGTGCTCCATTTTACTCATCTGGAGCAAGGACGTGTGCAACCACTTTTGGTTTTGTGCCAAAATGTCTGCAAACTACGACGACTTCTTC GACATGTGGGTTGGCATACTCCATCACGTCACGGGAGAACACGAGTGGGCTCTTGGCGCCTGTCACCACGGCCCATCGTCGGACAACGAGGACAAGGAATGGATAGGGAAGGGATCTGCGGCACACAGAGCACTCACTGAGATAGTGCTAAATGCACGCTGGCTGGGTGAAGTTGTGAAGTACCTGGGATTTAG GTCTACAGCAGAACTTGAGTCCTTTCACAACCACATACTGATGTATGCCAACAAGAGATTCAGCTTCACCCCGCCCGTCTACTCAGCTCGCACCCTACTCGCCGGTTTGGATTACAATCATCACGTCCACCGACCAGTGCAAAGAAAAGCTGATGGCTCCATTGA ATACCGGAAGCTGTTCAATAAGAAGTCGCAGAAGTGGAGCCTGTACACTACGAAGGTCGACAAGGACTACGGCTACATTCCTCACCTGCAGAGGGCCATCCTCCGAAGCCGCACCACAGCAGACGGAGGCATCGCTACGTGTGAGGCCCGATGA